ATGGGTAGTGGGTACCTTAAAAACGAGTACGCCTAATCTAAGGCTGCGTCCTGAGTGGCGGCGCACTCAGCAGACGGAATGAACAGCATTAAACAAATGTTCGACATGTTTGAACTTGTCCGGAATGCGAGCGGTCGCGCACATTTCACGGCGCATTCTACTGGCGGATGCGCTCGTCAAtaagtgttattttattttttactcgcGGACaaggacgagtaaaaaaataaggactccgtgtcactttacataacagtgaggcaccataaCAAGCCAGCaattacactaatacaagccgatcggccgccattatgagatttgacatcgtctgtgacagatcagtttgcatcgcaacaaaatattttaaaaatgccgtcgtgcgttgtgaaaaattgtaaaaacaataatattaaagtattagtggatatatgattatttaagggagaaaaaattgtgtaactggtataccccgtaaccgcacacacactagcataaaggtgctacacttgttaatatcacggcgcggagtccttctttttttactagtccgtgctcgCGGATAGTGAAGTGAAATATCGCAAATTAATGACTTTCCTGTTGAAGATTATGAACACTAccttacatattatgttatgatGTAATTTTTGAACTCTAATAAAAAAGTTACATTAAAGTTAGGAACAATTTTTTAGATGGAATAATAATTCTCTGTGAATTTCTAAAAACAATGTTGTTCGATATCTTTTAATATCTAAAATTTCTCGATTATCGTCTTAATTCTTCATATAATCTAacttttttgttacaaattttaatttaatagtgtTACGTATTCACCGTCTATATAATTTCGTGCTTTcttcttcaaaaaaaacgcttctttgtaaatattgtaaacgTTTAAGTTTCGATATAGACatcattaaaacaaaagtaaaataaacacaTGCTGCGCGCATCAACTTTTCCGCGTGCACTAAGGACAGATATCGACTTGTAAGCCCGCTCTGCAATCCGCGATACGCGGCGTGCTGGGACTCAAGATCCACACTAAAAGGCAAGCAACGTTACTGTGATACCTCAATgacatttaaaagtatagataggttacctagactaAATTCGACGCTTAAAAATAATTCACTTACGCACACATTAATCATTCAAGAtttcaatagcacactacattacgattataTCTGAAAGAAGCATAGCATGATACAACTATCGTAAGCgagaaagagataaatctaactTGCTGATTGCGTCTTCGTTAGGCACTTGACTCGACTTGGTAGTCGAGTCTCACTCGACTTATAGTCTAAGAGCCCGtgaaccccagacctacgttattttataaaagcttaaagtttgtcagcgcatgctcccaacacaggtaagaacgatggaccattatggagtttgtgttacagtggctttggcagataaacggtactaaaggtgtgtaatcttaatatatcaaataataattttttttcggtattaccttcagaatattattaaaatcatgttattcattgccagacacttaATATCGTGggaaccccttgccagacacccttaatgttcatgaaattataattttacttacgtcatagtataaaagctgattttcaTATGGAATACATAGGCTGCattaaaagtatcgggaatggaatatttccactgttcctgtcatatttaaatctttttaattgaaaactccttggttttaatcgaataccatttatttatttaaaaaaagattctcggtcttgtcacaagtgcttgtcaaacttgtttagtcgttgagaaaatggaattgactcgagaaaattctagagcaatgatttattatgacttgcGAAGTGGTTTAATacaaaacagtgtgttgaccggatgatttctgcattaggcgatgaagccccatctaataccacaatttatcgctggtttgctgaatttcaacgtggacgtgtctgGACGTGGaccaaggtcgtccaaaaaccgcagtcaccaaagaaaacgttgatgctgtgcgtaagctgattgaggaagatcgacatgtgacataccgtgAAATTCAGGCAATTTTatacattggcatgagtcaaatacaaataatcttgcatgaacaattaggtgtaaaaaagttgttttcccgatggataacgcatttgctctgtgaagagcaaaaagcgacTCGCGTTACTTGGTACCAGAACtttcgaaagattccacgcaggatcctcaaatgctgtatacaacatcgtatcaggtgacgaatcctggatatacgcgtaaaactcgaaacaaacaaccagtcacgagttagatgttcgaaaatgagttaaagccaacagaataaattgaaatttttaacaatttaaggTAGTTGTAGCATCGAATGTCTTTTCTGAGAATGTTTGCAAAATTTACATAGACTATCAGTTATATAAGTATGCGCCAAAAAGTTTATTtcataagtcattcttatcacgaATTCTTGCGATTTACTATGATTGTCTGGCATGGGGTTGGAACTATCAACAGTGTCTGGCTAATGACGAAATATCATCAACTTATTACCCAAGTATTATATAtgaaaatcagcttttatactgtgacgtaagtaaaattataatttcatgaacattaagggtgtctggcaatgaataacgtgatttttaataatattctgaaggtaataccgaaaaatcgcactgtattatttaatataatttagatcggtattttacacgcCTTTAGTgacgtttacctgccaaagccaatGTAACCCAAAatccataatggtccatcgttcttacctgtgttggaagcatgcgctgacaaactttcagcttttatacaATAACGTAAGTCTGGGGTTCACGGGCTCTTGCACTATACCGTCCGGCACGCGATGTTGTACcgccatatttattttatttagagaaatattgaaatcaaataaaatacttcatTTCATGATTCCTTACTTATGGTATGTAATTTCATGAATTTTGCTTTTTTTACTtgcgtaattagtgcatcttcgcattcacacaagacggcattttaatgctgtatatattaaactagctgacccggcaaacgttgttttgccatataaagtataattcacgtgatagttttataagtaataaaatattgcctatattacagcctgtacatcattttgttctattgtcaatagtttttgcagcgcacgcaaaaataggttttcgattttactccttgtgttacaaaatagcaattttattacggatccctaattttgaaaaaaaaaacatagcctatagtcttcctcgataaatggactaccgaACACTGAAagaatatattagtatagattgtaagcaattctgtcaacaacaaacgcgtgcgtaccttttcgtatcgagagagcgactacgaccacatgaaccaattgactcaatttaggcgatttattttcggcgcgctagtgacatagcACAAAAAACGGAGAATGATTTTCACAAACTCGCTAATCAGGTAATTTATGCATTTCCCAGCATATCGCGATTAGCGATTCATTGTATAACTTTGTttctaataatttatacgtcacaCGTACTCAAATTGCTCACATATGGAGAATATACTGAAGCATGTATCCTGTATACATGCTTCAGTATATTCAGGaaacattcattttacattgttcctttcttttaaaatactatgttacttaagaagggttattagtttttggccattctttcgattggcatcataaaagtagtagtagtttttttttacatttcagtcggttcgattcccagacgaggcaagtaatttttagaaaatctttgaatgcagaattactaacttttaaaaataacaaagtcttctttcagtaaaatagcctattttcgatatttaaggcactttcccttcatgtcccataagtttgggacaccctgtatatgtgCATTAtttagtaacataatatatcaagTTATTACTAGGTAGTAATTAGTGAAATATCATACCTGCATACATAAATTGTGCGTCGGTACCGACTTTCATCAGGATAATAAGTCTCTATAATGTGCGTCTCATTAATGAACACATCAGCATCAATATTAGCGGTATTTATCCAATCGCCAGAGAAATTTTTCGGCAAACGACAACCTGGTTCTACGACTTCTGCCTGGAAAAaacattttcttattatactgTGCAAACATAATGATAGTGAATTGAATTAATAGTGAAATACATTTGAAGGTAGACTGaaattaaaacatttcaaaattaatacaataagtaaaatattgttaatatttcagTGACAATATCATCTAACCATTTTGAATTTAATGTAAAGATTCAATCATAAAAAATTACCTTTACTGGTGTAATACGGTATCTCTCTGGGGACTTCTCTACTGTTTTCAAAGTACTGCACTGCGGGGTTATAGAGGCTCCAATGTACAAATCATCATCTCTGTTTCTTAAGAAACAACGAAAACGTTCGTCTTTACGCGACTCCTTTGTATTCGCCACAGCAAAGAATTGATTTTTATTCACAAACCAGTGTCCTGAAAGTAAATTGAcaacatttttttctttagtgtcTGTCAGTTTATACATTATAAATCCTATAATTATTACTAGTGGGTGAACGAAGACGACCACCTAGAGACCTAATTAAGTCACAAATAACGGCGTTGAGACGAGCAAAACATTCTGCAAATGGTAGACACACACACCTTGCACACCCTTCTTAGTGGGAATcttaaaaagtttcaaattcAGAGTAGCACCTCGTTTGCGACATCTATAGACGAAGACGACACTAAGCAACCAAGACTTGGTTTCAAATTCTACAGTtattatcgataaataaaaatatttttaatcttcGTTGTCAGGTTACGCTCGTTGTCAGGTTACGCTCGTTGTCACATGAGCTGCGGACAATCGCCCGCGTGACTGCAATGGCCCAGCAGCGCATGTTCCTTGAGCGGCCTCTAATAAACCTTACAGAGTATTAGTTAACTCATTGGTTACTAAGCACATCAGGCCACAGCGATTGTATTGAATTCCTACTTAACTAAAAGTTAACTATATATATTCAACAATTTGGTTggtagaaataattattttatgtaatgtcGGAATAAATTACCTAAACAACTGAATTCCACAACACCGTCAAATGTTCCTGACATTCCTGGACATTTTCTGTATGTAATGTTAAACTTCTGGTTTGTGATCAAGAATTGTGTACCAGCTGTCTGGCAGGACCTTATCTGAGCCTCTGGATTGCTGCATTCACCAGTGAATCTAAACCTGTTTTGGTACGCAAACTGCCATACACCTTCTAGTGAAGACCGACAATtaacctaaaataaaaataaaagtattatccTAAACAACATAATTACATTGCTGACTatggaattttgtattttaagatGTAATTTCGTGACTAGTTTTGGATTATTCGGAGGTCTTTCATCGGGGTGAGTGTAGTAGACCTATTACGATAAATCATGAGTTAATCCATGTTAATAAATACttcttttacaattattttcacAGAAAGGAATAGAtatgataaatacataaattattattcaaaaccaaTTACTACAGCATAGATATAATTgcaattttacaaatttaacacCATTAAAAACCTCTGGCTatgattattgttttgtttaagaAAGGCAAGTACTTACTGGAACAAAATTTTCTGCAAACAATGTAATAAGATATTGGTCCGGATTAAGATCCTTACAGACTCTGTCAACAGTAGGTTCCTCATTTGGTGCCAGGTTCACACATGGCGTCTCAATTTTCTCAAGGACATTTACAGTTCTCACAATAAGTTTCacacaataataacatttagtGTACTTAAACACCATTGTATAGTTTGACTGGGACTGAGCTTTGATGTTCACACAAACACCCCTGTAatgtaacatacataaaaataaaaatttattgtacaGTAATTAGAAGTTGGAGATAGGAATGTATACGAGTATATAACATTAACACAAAAACATATCTTTTGAAacttaaaatttcttaaaacacTGTTGAAAATGTCAAGTTTTTTATAAGGAAAGTAAATAAAGTCATTGCCTCATTTAACTATATAGATAAAACAgaattgctgttcattagtctcggtaaaactcgagaacggctggaccgatttggcaaatttaggtcttgaattatttgtggaagtccagagaaggtttaaaaggtgaataaataggaaaatggtgctaaattaaataaaaacaacaaatttgtttttccatacataatatctatgagagaatttattgacacacagtttgacagttctgctgtgaaacaatttcattacgacagcagggtgcatattttacgaagtaattttggatgttatgatatattattgacaaatacatataaacacattattttatttattaaatacagaacaacgtctgtcggggcagctagtattagaatataaatatacttatttaccatagggagtgacaatagcataacatattgcaacaacagttggtaaacgtcatgaagccaCATCAGTTAGTATAGGGGCTTTGACATTggaagaagaactgataagaaactcaacCAGGCCATCTATTAcatacacaaatgaaatttgaaaaacaaaattttatgaacaatgcgagaacccacgacctccggcgttctgtgccggtgctcttaccaactgagctaaccattcgagtaccgcctcattataaaattctgtttgctttgtttaactctcaggttgtgccttcatctacaggatctactttacagttgataacctgctcaaccccaatatttgcatattaggaaattgacttgagatgtcgctctcgtaaatctaaacaatatgttatgttttttttaaagtgataaccctcacttctgcgattaatacacaaataaattttgaaaaacaaaattttatgaatgatgcgggattcgaacccactaCCTTcgacgttccgtgccggtgctctaaccaactgagctaaccgttcgagtaccacctcatcataaaattctgtttgctttgttcaactctcaggtatcTATCTATTACATAATTcaacaacttagcctacttaatacaatatagtaGCCTGTGCAGAAGCAAGCAAGAACCATgaatcattaattatatattggACTTTTTAAAAGTACAACAATGATACTTCCTTTAGAGTACTTACACACTTTTAGAGCATCTTACCAAGTCACGTagagttaaatttaaatttttagaccTTATCAACCCCCAAAATCAGTTTTCCAACCAATATGAACCCCATGGGTTGATATCAACCACTTTGGAATCACTGGTACACAGTAACATCAATAAGCCGTGAATATTGAACTTAGCCTCTATTGGGTTTCTTAAACATTTTACTGCATAATATCATTCTTTGAATGCTTTTGACTAGGCCTGATTAATCCTCCATATACAAGGACACTCTTAATATTATGTggcttttacaatatttaaccATGCACTTGGCTTTGTGCCAACACATTTAGAGTAAGTGTTTCAACTCAGTTGGCTCAGTGGGAAGAGTTTTGGCACAATAATTGAAGATGAAAGAATAAAGGATTGTATATACATTTCACAAAATATAAGTGTAGTCACTGGTTTAATGGCATCTTTTATGTTTGGGAAAATCAAGCCTCACATTATCCAGGAAAGTTTTATTCATTTAGAACACTGATGATTAATAATAGTTTGGGGTGGGTAgctaactaaatatttatttcttagaagcatatatttaatatttaccttCCAGTCATCTCATTGGCATTGATGTCAGTAGTAGTTTGCTGTCCATTTTCAAAAGAAAACCACGAATTCCTCAATACGATTGGGATTTCACATTCAGATGAGATCGGCGTTACTAAAAACAAAGGTGTAGTTGAATCAGCAACATACTTTTGGGCAAACGCAAATAACACTAATAAAACACAATCCCAGATAGataatttacttacataaacacGAAATtgtgaaaacaaataaatagaGTAACGACTTCATTTTAATTCACAGGCGaatcatttgttttattcttttaCAAACTATACTGTTCCATAagtttttgaatacgagttaaATTTCCAGTTCTTACGAATTCGGACCGTTCCCTCTGTCAAGTATTCAAGGTACAAGACGTATGTATTAGCATTTAGGAAATttagctttaaataataaatttatacatataaagtaGTTAATTCAAAAAacgaaacacgccatgttccgCCCGCGGCTCCGCCCTTTCGAAATTCGAATTTCGTTTGCTATCGCTTTGTTTTGACTTTTCAGTTTGACactgttgatatttttttattcgccCATTAAGGGCAGGCTATAGTCTATAGAGTATAGACCATACAGTCTTTCGTATAATATTGTTGAGTTGAGACAtctgaattttttatttatatatatttatctgaATGTCTAAGGTCCAATGAAAActacttgtatatattatatttatttttattgctacTTTTCTTGGCTTTATTTGttagatatttttcatttcaatttaatttttagttgtttttaaactattatttctcttgcaacactttTCAGTAGTATTGATCTGCAAAGTTCCACATCGGTCTCAAACCCCAACCCAATTCCCAATTCATTCATTTACTGAATGCAGCATTTTCGAACGGAACGGGGCGTGATTGGTCCATTGGCCGATGAACATTGAGGTGAAATCCAAATTATTGGTAGTGATTTTGTTGGTTGATGTCATTTCGCTCAACGTGAATCATAAAATATCATAACAAAAAGTCGAAACTGAAAAATGTCTTCAATCGTAAGTAACTAAAAttttctgtaatttaattaatatttgttatgaaataattaacttAGGAAttctacaaaaattaaaatagatcTCCATTcagatatttgtttattttatatgaaaaactaTTTAGTCTTCTTTACACTAAGTAATAAGTATAGTATATAGTAATATAGGTAGTATGGATTCCAAAATAGCAAAATtcgcaataaatatataattattaatagaattACTGATGGTTTCAGCGTATGAAGGCAGCAAAATGCCCCTCAGATGAACTGGCAATTACAAATTGTGCTCTCATAAACCCTGATGATTTTCCAAGTGATGTCAAGTAAGTatctattcaattaaatttttattaagttaattttatttaaatatctgaTTTACATCTGCCATTAGAGATGATTACAACTTATAATAAACAGATAATATTGTAGCAATTACTTATTGATATAGAACCTAGACACTACTACAAACTACTTAACTAATTCATATTAATGTGTGATGAGTTATCacagaattattaaattacatcaGACTGCCACAACTCTTTTTATACCCACCATctctgaaattaaataaaaataataatctcatACAAACCAACAAACTAATTAGAAATTGcctgaaaaaatataattattttttttttatgtaaaaaaccatgaatattatttttattgattgttaTATGTTACACATGATCAATTACGTCTGAAAttttaattagaaaaaatattaacacaAGAAGATAAAGCTTATATTGTCAAGTATTCTGTGATTTGCAATAATGTGAAGCTGCACATAATTGGAGACACAGTGGGTGCATCCAAAAGATAATACATAAGATAGAACATAATTAGGTATTTCCTTCAAATAAAACTAAGTGCAAGGTAAGGTAAGTAAGCATTAAGTTTACTTAATCATAAGTCTGTGCGGcacagcggtggatttacactaggggcagttggggcaagtgcccagggtggcaaattttgaaattgaaaaatattttttttagtcttatcaagattgctcaatataattaattaattctgttaataatttttggtttaattgataattcaagaaattcaatttatccattatttgtaaattataattttggcatgtttagtaaaaattaataataaaaacgatttaATCAATGACTTCAatagagatttaaaataataaattgataattt
This is a stretch of genomic DNA from Leptidea sinapis chromosome 15, ilLepSina1.1, whole genome shotgun sequence. It encodes these proteins:
- the LOC126968263 gene encoding uncharacterized protein LOC126968263; protein product: MKSLLYLFVFTISCLLTPISSECEIPIVLRNSWFSFENGQQTTTDINANEMTGRGVCVNIKAQSQSNYTMVFKYTKCYYCVKLIVRTVNVLEKIETPCVNLAPNEEPTVDRVCKDLNPDQYLITLFAENFVPVNCRSSLEGVWQFAYQNRFRFTGECSNPEAQIRSCQTAGTQFLITNQKFNITYRKCPGMSGTFDGVVEFSCLGHWFVNKNQFFAVANTKESRKDERFRCFLRNRDDDLYIGASITPQCSTLKTVEKSPERYRITPVKAEVVEPGCRLPKNFSGDWINTANIDADVFINETHIIETYYPDESRYRRTIYVCREQRDSRVMMARLTVDGCQKDYVCYDFVPQHHNVIRYRRGLAMTQNNFHTVCSWVQFQNKRNWRYDIFLKKDPSPIRCPVAGKFNFTQKGDVRFESRILGGVTLSPRPNLYCKINISDFSACDVEQKTIEIKENYCLSVDHLGRPVDIYSDPDYRMKCIGYWKENLKSYLITYDELDPFSKYRCWVYQRADLNRVLMSQALGPYCDLKQDVTSWNYTEGAAVAIEMEEYERERDQCPMHFDDGSDPWTSQENYLKLFKFSYSFWRHNGASVIRTSDLIFVIALIPFLKCLIS